The following proteins are co-located in the Pedobacter sp. FW305-3-2-15-E-R2A2 genome:
- a CDS encoding TonB-dependent receptor, translated as MSKKNLIGLSKKGIGLMCCLCFLSSFIYAQNLKITGKVTDLSDGGALPGVSVKVKNTTTGTVTNTGGAFALEAPKGAVLVFSYIGYASKELTIADNSQINVALSAQNDQLSEVIVIGYGTTQKKDLTGSVSSISASQIKDLPVSSIDQKMIGQIAGVQISTPTGAPGGGVNIQVRGAGSIGATNSPLFVVDGFAISNTGGQSYNPLNVLSPDDIESVTVLKDASSTAIYGSRGSNGVIVITTKKGKTGAPVVSVNSYIGSQQVPQKGRPKVLNGTEYAQYRRDIITDDFASRGLVATDNDIPVEFRNPAQYGEGTNWYDAVLRTAMQNSVDASIRGGNEQTKYSASINRLEQDGTVRYTDYKRYSLNFNLQSDLSKKIKVGISLAPSGGTQHRSGFESGQRDVLTRALWLSPLVPITDASGKRTVFITSPGAIGAGNPLNTLEFAGTKANYFRGLATAFAEYQIIDGLKAKYSYNLDYTNNSSFAFSPTFVIGETGNQKPNLSIPGSSTAQNTTTNWLSELTLGYDKAFGKDHRINAIIGYTAQQERYNGYSFGATNYPDDLIQTINASTLLNGAAAGVEKWSLISYLARVNYTFKDRYILTGTIRSDGSSRFGSSVRYGTFPSGAFAWRASEEEFLKNVKWISDLKLRTSYGRTGNFNIGNYSYASGIGSANYSFGGQLASGRASGSIANENLTWEKSDEFDLGLDFSVFNSRLNLTADFYNRITSSLLLNVELPLASGYSSATVNLGKVRNRGFEFGLTSKNLTGAFTWNTNFNISFNRNIVLELNPGNNNAAIYSGRSGEGNYTHISQVGKPLGQFFGFVFDGIYQNADELASQPKHNSSIVGSVRYKDIDGNGVIEAVKDFTVIGNAQPDFNYGITNSFGYQNFDLTVLIIGSQGGQIMKTGNEFLTNIDGVFNVDRKVLNRFRSPSNPGDGLLPTTVNGRTLYREVNSQWIEDASFMRIQNVTLGYNFKQKFINSSRFIKGLRLYGSIQNLVTFSKYSGANPQASTNDGFSVLTPGRDFTSYPLPRVITAGINMTF; from the coding sequence ATGAGCAAAAAAAATCTAATCGGCCTATCTAAAAAAGGAATAGGCCTGATGTGCTGTCTGTGTTTTCTCAGCAGCTTCATCTATGCACAGAATTTAAAAATTACGGGAAAGGTGACAGACCTTAGCGATGGAGGAGCGCTTCCAGGTGTATCCGTTAAAGTTAAAAACACCACAACAGGAACGGTGACCAATACCGGCGGGGCATTTGCGCTGGAAGCACCCAAAGGAGCAGTCCTTGTTTTCAGCTATATTGGTTATGCGAGCAAAGAATTAACCATAGCAGACAACAGCCAGATCAATGTAGCGCTTTCTGCACAGAATGACCAGTTGTCTGAGGTGATCGTGATCGGTTATGGTACGACTCAGAAAAAGGACCTGACCGGCTCCGTTTCCAGCATTTCGGCTTCGCAGATCAAAGACTTGCCGGTAAGTTCTATCGATCAGAAAATGATCGGCCAAATTGCCGGTGTTCAGATCAGTACACCTACCGGTGCGCCGGGTGGTGGCGTGAACATACAGGTCAGGGGTGCCGGCTCCATCGGTGCAACCAACAGCCCTTTATTTGTGGTAGATGGCTTCGCGATCTCCAATACCGGAGGTCAGAGTTACAACCCGCTGAACGTACTTAGCCCTGATGATATTGAATCAGTTACCGTTTTAAAAGACGCTTCTTCCACTGCAATATATGGGTCAAGAGGCTCAAACGGTGTGATTGTCATCACCACAAAAAAAGGAAAAACAGGCGCCCCGGTGGTCAGCGTGAACAGCTATATCGGTAGTCAGCAGGTCCCTCAAAAAGGCAGACCGAAAGTCCTTAACGGCACAGAATATGCACAATACAGAAGAGACATCATTACCGATGACTTTGCCTCCAGAGGTTTGGTGGCCACGGACAATGATATCCCGGTAGAATTCAGAAACCCTGCTCAATACGGCGAGGGTACGAACTGGTACGATGCGGTATTGCGTACAGCAATGCAAAACAGTGTGGATGCCAGCATCAGAGGCGGAAATGAGCAAACCAAGTATTCCGCTTCCATTAACAGACTGGAGCAGGATGGAACAGTGAGGTATACAGACTATAAACGTTACTCCCTGAATTTCAACCTTCAATCCGACCTGAGTAAAAAAATTAAGGTGGGCATCAGCCTTGCCCCAAGTGGAGGCACTCAGCACAGGAGTGGATTTGAGTCCGGACAAAGAGACGTACTGACCCGTGCACTTTGGCTTAGTCCACTTGTTCCGATTACGGATGCATCGGGAAAGAGAACGGTCTTTATCACCTCCCCTGGCGCTATTGGGGCAGGAAACCCTTTAAATACCCTGGAATTTGCGGGCACTAAAGCCAATTATTTCAGAGGCCTTGCCACTGCCTTTGCCGAGTATCAGATCATTGATGGTTTAAAAGCAAAATATAGCTACAACCTTGATTATACCAACAACAGTTCCTTTGCCTTCAGCCCGACCTTTGTGATTGGCGAAACCGGAAATCAAAAACCAAACCTCTCTATTCCCGGTTCCAGTACTGCACAGAATACCACTACGAACTGGCTTTCAGAATTAACCCTTGGTTACGATAAAGCCTTCGGAAAAGACCACCGCATCAATGCAATTATAGGATATACTGCACAGCAGGAACGTTACAACGGCTATTCTTTTGGGGCAACCAACTATCCCGACGACCTGATCCAAACCATTAATGCTTCCACTTTACTCAATGGAGCAGCTGCAGGAGTAGAAAAATGGTCACTCATCTCCTACCTTGCCCGTGTAAACTACACCTTTAAAGACAGGTACATCCTTACCGGTACCATTCGATCTGATGGTTCTTCGCGTTTTGGTTCGAGTGTTCGTTATGGAACATTTCCATCAGGTGCATTTGCCTGGAGGGCTTCCGAAGAAGAGTTTCTTAAAAACGTAAAATGGATCAGCGACCTGAAGTTAAGAACGAGTTATGGCCGCACAGGTAACTTTAACATAGGCAATTATTCCTATGCCTCAGGAATAGGATCCGCAAATTATTCCTTTGGCGGACAACTCGCCAGTGGCCGTGCTTCAGGATCGATCGCGAACGAAAACCTGACCTGGGAAAAATCAGATGAATTTGATCTGGGACTGGACTTTTCTGTGTTTAACAGCAGATTGAATCTGACCGCAGATTTTTATAACCGCATTACCAGTTCCCTGCTTTTAAATGTTGAACTTCCCCTTGCCTCAGGATATTCTTCTGCTACGGTAAACCTTGGAAAAGTGAGAAACCGGGGTTTTGAATTTGGATTGACTTCCAAAAACCTGACCGGTGCATTTACCTGGAACACCAATTTTAACATCAGCTTTAACCGCAATATTGTCTTAGAACTGAACCCGGGAAATAACAATGCGGCAATTTATAGTGGCCGCAGTGGCGAAGGTAATTATACCCACATCAGTCAGGTTGGAAAACCGCTGGGGCAATTCTTCGGGTTTGTATTTGATGGCATTTACCAAAATGCAGATGAACTTGCCAGTCAGCCGAAACACAATTCTTCCATCGTAGGATCAGTAAGATATAAAGATATTGACGGCAACGGTGTGATTGAGGCGGTTAAAGATTTCACGGTTATCGGGAATGCACAACCGGATTTCAATTACGGAATCACGAATAGTTTCGGTTATCAAAATTTTGACCTGACGGTCCTGATCATCGGTTCTCAAGGCGGACAAATCATGAAAACCGGAAACGAATTCTTAACCAATATCGACGGTGTGTTCAATGTGGACCGTAAAGTATTAAACAGATTCAGATCACCCTCAAACCCAGGAGATGGCCTTTTACCTACTACCGTAAACGGTAGAACCCTATACCGTGAAGTAAATTCTCAATGGATAGAAGACGCCAGTTTTATGCGCATCCAGAACGTCACCTTAGGTTATAACTTCAAACAAAAGTTTATCAACAGCTCCAGATTCATCAAGGGGCTCCGCTTATATGGCAGCATACAGAACCTGGTTACGTTCAGCAAGTATAGCGGCGCGAATCCTCAGGCGAGCACCAACGACGGTTTTTCTGTGTTGACTCCGGGACGTGATTTTACCAGTTACCCGCTACCAAGGGTCATTACTGCCGGAATTAACATGACTTTTTAA
- a CDS encoding FGGY family carbohydrate kinase, whose amino-acid sequence MGQKNKPVPVIAIFDVGKTNKKLFLFDEQYQIVFERTARFTETVDEDGDPCENLESLRLSVFDSLREVFKKEEFEVKSINFTTYGASLVYIDKDGQPLAPLYNYLKSYPEELKSQFYASYGGEEAFSNTTASPVLGSLNSGLQLYRIKHEKPALFKQIKYALHLPQYLSYLISGALYSDLTSIGCHTALWNFKTQNYHEWVKAEGILDKLAPIAPSDHVMPAAFPGNNYAVGIGFHDSSAALIPYLINFQEPFILLSTGTWCISLNPFNSSPLTVEELQNDCLCYLQFEGKPVKASRVFAGYEHEQQVKRIAAHFGADVISYRHAAFDPGIIELLRKNGKPEPEPGSETIKESRFSKRNLSDYATDIIAYHQLMLDLVDQQRQATQRVLKGTKVKRIFVDGGFSKNAIFMNLLSASFPELEVFAASMAQATAVGAALAIHKSWNTKPLPNDIIQLKFYSAAQHHY is encoded by the coding sequence ATGGGACAAAAAAACAAACCGGTTCCTGTAATTGCCATCTTTGATGTAGGCAAAACGAACAAGAAATTGTTCCTGTTTGACGAGCAATACCAAATCGTCTTTGAAAGAACCGCCAGATTTACCGAGACTGTGGATGAGGACGGTGATCCCTGTGAAAACCTGGAAAGCCTGCGGCTCTCGGTATTTGACTCTCTGAGAGAAGTTTTTAAAAAAGAGGAATTCGAGGTCAAATCCATCAATTTCACCACTTATGGAGCGAGCCTGGTCTACATCGATAAAGATGGACAACCTTTGGCGCCTTTATATAACTACCTGAAATCCTATCCTGAAGAACTAAAATCTCAATTTTATGCGAGTTACGGAGGCGAAGAAGCATTTTCCAACACCACGGCCTCCCCTGTTCTTGGGAGCTTGAATTCCGGCTTACAGTTATATCGGATTAAACACGAAAAACCAGCGCTTTTTAAACAGATAAAATATGCACTTCATTTGCCTCAATATTTAAGTTATCTGATCTCTGGAGCGCTTTATTCTGACCTCACCAGCATTGGTTGTCATACTGCATTATGGAATTTCAAAACACAGAACTACCATGAATGGGTTAAAGCAGAGGGTATTCTGGATAAGTTGGCCCCTATTGCGCCTTCAGACCATGTGATGCCTGCTGCTTTTCCAGGAAACAATTATGCCGTGGGCATCGGATTCCATGACAGTTCAGCAGCGCTGATCCCCTACCTGATCAATTTTCAGGAGCCTTTTATCCTATTGTCTACCGGAACCTGGTGTATCAGTTTGAATCCATTTAATTCGAGTCCGTTAACGGTAGAAGAACTCCAGAACGATTGCCTGTGTTATCTTCAGTTTGAGGGTAAACCGGTAAAAGCTTCCCGTGTTTTTGCTGGTTACGAACATGAACAGCAGGTAAAACGGATTGCTGCTCATTTTGGTGCAGACGTGATCAGCTACCGCCATGCTGCTTTTGATCCGGGAATCATCGAACTCCTAAGGAAGAACGGTAAACCGGAACCAGAACCCGGATCAGAAACCATAAAGGAGTCCCGTTTTTCCAAAAGAAACCTATCCGACTATGCCACAGATATCATTGCCTATCATCAGCTCATGCTAGACCTGGTAGATCAGCAGCGCCAGGCGACACAAAGGGTATTAAAGGGAACTAAAGTAAAGCGAATTTTCGTGGATGGAGGCTTTAGCAAAAATGCCATATTTATGAATTTATTATCGGCCTCTTTTCCTGAACTTGAAGTATTTGCTGCTTCCATGGCGCAGGCTACGGCAGTTGGTGCTGCGCTTGCCATCCACAAGTCATGGAATACCAAACCCTTGCCAAACGACATTATACAACTCAAGTTTTATTCGGCGGCGCAACACCATTATTAA
- a CDS encoding TIM barrel protein: MKLEPNQIASHNERLLSKHQQKLDFAIQEIQNSEDILQKISDFQIGIPSWALGTGGTRFGRFSLGGEPGNIEEKLADIGLLHQLNASSAAVSLHIPWDTTTNVPAIKALAAEYGLHFDAMNSNTFQDQRDQQHSYKFGSLQHVNKEVRKQAIAHNIEVIRQGVELGSNALTIWLADGSCFPGQLNFRKAFENTLESLQEIYAALPADWKVFVEYKAFEPNFYSTTVGDWGQSLLYANKLGPKAFTLVDLGHHLPNANIEQIVSLLLMEGKLGGFHFNDSKYGDDDLTAGCMKPYQLFLIFNELVEGMDQRGMNHKNDLAWMIDASHNVKDPLEDLLQSVEAIMIAYAQALSVDRIALVQAQQENDVVRCQEILQQAFRTDVRPLVAEARLRAGAALSPLALYRETEVRKELIKNRGNKTIATGL, translated from the coding sequence ATGAAATTAGAACCAAATCAAATTGCCTCACATAATGAGCGTTTACTTTCCAAACACCAACAGAAACTGGATTTCGCAATACAGGAGATCCAAAATTCAGAAGATATCCTGCAGAAAATCAGCGATTTTCAGATCGGAATCCCAAGTTGGGCTTTAGGAACTGGCGGGACTCGTTTTGGCAGATTTTCCCTTGGAGGTGAACCTGGAAATATAGAAGAAAAGCTCGCGGACATTGGCTTGCTTCATCAGCTGAATGCTTCCAGTGCTGCAGTTTCCCTGCACATTCCATGGGATACCACAACGAATGTACCTGCGATAAAAGCACTGGCAGCGGAGTATGGCCTACACTTTGACGCGATGAATTCCAATACTTTTCAGGATCAGCGCGATCAGCAACATAGTTATAAATTTGGCTCCCTGCAACATGTCAATAAGGAAGTCAGAAAACAAGCCATTGCACATAATATTGAGGTGATCCGCCAGGGTGTAGAACTGGGTTCAAATGCGCTGACCATCTGGTTAGCAGACGGTTCCTGCTTCCCCGGACAGCTGAACTTCAGAAAGGCTTTTGAAAACACACTGGAAAGCCTTCAGGAAATATATGCCGCTTTACCGGCAGACTGGAAAGTATTTGTGGAATATAAGGCTTTCGAACCTAATTTCTATTCGACCACAGTTGGCGACTGGGGCCAGTCCTTGTTATACGCCAATAAACTCGGCCCTAAGGCCTTTACCTTAGTCGACCTTGGACATCACCTGCCAAATGCAAATATTGAGCAAATCGTGTCCCTGCTGCTGATGGAAGGAAAGCTCGGCGGTTTCCATTTTAACGATTCAAAATATGGGGATGATGACCTGACTGCGGGTTGTATGAAACCTTATCAGTTGTTCCTGATCTTCAATGAACTGGTGGAAGGAATGGACCAACGCGGGATGAACCACAAGAACGACCTTGCCTGGATGATCGATGCTTCACACAATGTAAAAGATCCGCTGGAAGACCTGCTTCAGTCGGTAGAGGCAATCATGATTGCTTATGCGCAGGCCCTTTCTGTAGACCGCATAGCCTTGGTACAGGCGCAACAGGAAAACGATGTGGTCCGTTGTCAGGAAATACTGCAACAGGCTTTCAGAACAGACGTACGCCCATTGGTTGCAGAGGCACGTTTACGTGCTGGCGCAGCTTTATCGCCTTTAGCCCTATACAGAGAAACTGAGGTCCGTAAAGAACTGATCAAAAACCGCGGCAATAAAACCATAGCTACAGGATTATAA